A single Triticum dicoccoides isolate Atlit2015 ecotype Zavitan chromosome 2A, WEW_v2.0, whole genome shotgun sequence DNA region contains:
- the LOC119359653 gene encoding uncharacterized protein LOC119359653 codes for MDEDDHHNMHVVEFTVAYSGAVLDQGPPPQQILAWFVDTCRLVVFDFATDVIVHISEVRFYLHKHVVLQTQNVQLSGSLCHAIKSMGSPIICCSKSDKSEEECVRSKSIINGKLNKMNHTGEEAPRRNNSSVQVVCWASSTLLATRTYEATIGSLGGPDANMPMRLRDTNRTMNSRFCRIQRVAKAGWLIDADYRDPVGSVLFNDSEVDLAVKNGDRVAQMIIQMFTIVSMNASSVKDGSVT; via the exons ATGGACGAGGACGACCACCACAACATGCACGTGGTCGAGTTCACCGTCGCCTACTCCGGTGCGGTGCTGGACCAAGGACCTCCACCTCAACAGATCCTAGCTTGG TTTGTTGATACGTGCAGATTGGTGGTCTTTGACTTTGCAACAGATGTTATTGTGCATATCAGTGAAGTCAGATTCTACTTGCACAAG CACGTAGTTCTTCAGACACAGAATGTTCAACTGTCGGGGTCTCTTTGTCATGCCATCAAGAGTA TGGGAAGTCCGATCATTTGCTGCTCAAAATCCGACAAATCGGAGGAGGAATGCGTGAGAAGCAAGTCTATCATCAATGGCAAG CTCAACAAGATGAACCATACAGGCGAGGAAGCTCCCAGGCGCAACAACTCCTCCGTCCAAGTTGTGTGCTGGGCATCGTCCACCCTGTTGGCCACCAGGACGTATGAGGCGACGATTGGCAGTCTCGGTGGACCGGACGCCAACATGCCGATGAGGCTGAGAGACACAAACA GAACAATGAATTCAAGGTTTTGCAGGATCCAACGTGTCGCTAAGGCTGGCT GGTTGATTGATGCGGACTACCGCGACCCGGTGGGCAGTGTGCTCTTCAACGACTCGGAGGTGGACTTGGCTGTGAAGAACGGCGACCGTGTCGCACAGATGATCATCCAG ATGTTCACTATTGTATCCATGAATGCTTCAAGTGTTAAAGATGGTTCTGTGACCTGA